In Streptomyces sp. NBC_00704, a genomic segment contains:
- a CDS encoding ABC transporter ATP-binding protein yields MPMDRTTGELLRAAARHSAGRCVALCLVSVTATGASLLLPAALGRTLDLLIAQTPATRWVLYCAALVALLTLLDALETVLAGTTDARTTAFLRRRVTGHVLAAGPRAADRFGAGDLVARVVGNAAQAGTAPAARAALLAALAGPVGAVAALALVDWRLAAVLLAGAPVLTLLLRTLARDTSTCVADYQRAQGRIAAALAEAVAGARTIRAAGTAGRDTARVLRPLPELSRAGVRMWRVQGRAAAQAVAVAPLLHLAVVAVAGVLLTRHRLTAGDVLAASRYAVLATGVGVLVGRLSGLVRSRAAAARLGEVLDQPAPAHGDRRLPPDGTGRLELRGVTARRCGRTVLDGVDLVVPGGRTLALVGRSGAGKSLLAALAGRLADPDAGEVLLDGVPLAALRRDELRAAIAQAFDRPALLGGTVEGTIALGPPGRAPSPARVREAARTARADDFVRRLPHGYATRCAHAPHSGGEAQRLGLARAFAHGGRLLILDDALSSLDTVTERQVTDVVFGSSTTATRLVVAHRAATAARADAVAWLDGGRVRAVGTHRELWRSPGYRAVFGAAGSGGAGSGGEPR; encoded by the coding sequence ATGCCGATGGACCGGACGACCGGTGAGCTGCTGCGCGCGGCCGCCCGGCACAGCGCCGGACGCTGCGTCGCCCTGTGCCTGGTGAGCGTGACGGCGACGGGCGCGAGCCTGCTGCTGCCGGCGGCCCTCGGCCGCACCCTCGACCTGCTGATCGCCCAGACGCCCGCGACGCGCTGGGTGCTGTACTGCGCGGCCCTCGTCGCGCTGCTGACGCTGCTGGACGCCCTGGAGACGGTGCTCGCCGGGACCACGGACGCACGGACCACCGCGTTCCTGCGCCGCCGCGTCACCGGGCACGTCCTGGCCGCGGGCCCGCGCGCCGCCGACCGTTTCGGCGCCGGGGACCTCGTCGCCCGCGTCGTCGGCAACGCGGCCCAGGCCGGAACCGCGCCCGCGGCCCGCGCCGCGCTGCTGGCCGCGCTCGCCGGGCCCGTCGGCGCCGTGGCGGCGCTGGCCCTCGTCGACTGGCGGCTCGCCGCCGTCCTCCTGGCCGGGGCGCCGGTCCTGACCCTCCTGCTGCGCACCCTCGCCCGGGACACCTCGACCTGCGTGGCGGACTACCAGCGGGCGCAGGGGCGGATCGCGGCCGCGCTCGCCGAGGCGGTGGCCGGGGCCCGCACCATCCGCGCCGCCGGCACGGCCGGCCGCGACACCGCCCGCGTCCTGCGGCCGCTGCCCGAGCTGTCGCGGGCCGGGGTCCGCATGTGGCGGGTCCAGGGCCGGGCCGCCGCGCAGGCGGTCGCCGTGGCGCCGCTGCTGCACCTCGCGGTCGTCGCCGTCGCGGGCGTCCTGCTCACCCGGCACCGCCTGACCGCGGGCGACGTCCTCGCCGCCTCGCGCTACGCGGTGCTCGCCACCGGCGTCGGCGTGCTGGTCGGACGGCTCTCCGGGCTGGTGCGGTCCCGCGCCGCCGCCGCCCGCCTGGGCGAGGTCCTGGACCAGCCCGCGCCCGCGCACGGCGACCGCCGTCTGCCGCCGGACGGCACGGGCCGGCTGGAACTGCGCGGGGTCACCGCCCGGCGCTGCGGGCGCACCGTGCTGGACGGCGTCGACCTGGTGGTGCCCGGCGGGCGGACGCTGGCCCTGGTGGGCCGCTCCGGCGCGGGCAAGTCGCTGCTGGCCGCCCTGGCCGGCCGGCTCGCCGACCCGGACGCGGGAGAGGTCCTGCTGGACGGCGTGCCGCTCGCCGCGCTGCGCCGGGACGAACTGCGCGCGGCGATCGCCCAGGCCTTCGACCGCCCGGCCCTGCTGGGCGGCACGGTGGAGGGCACGATCGCGCTCGGGCCGCCGGGCCGCGCCCCCTCCCCCGCCCGCGTCCGGGAGGCCGCCCGCACCGCCCGCGCCGACGACTTCGTCCGCCGTCTGCCCCACGGCTACGCCACCCGGTGCGCGCACGCCCCGCACTCCGGGGGCGAGGCCCAACGCCTCGGCCTGGCCCGCGCGTTCGCCCACGGCGGCCGGCTGCTCATCCTGGACGACGCCCTCTCCAGCCTGGACACGGTCACCGAACGGCAGGTCACCGACGTCGTGTTCGGCAGCTCGACGACCGCCACCCGGCTCGTCGTGGCCCACCGCGCCGCCACGGCCGCCCGCGCGGACGCCGTGGCCTGGCTGGACGGGGGGCGCGTGCGGGCGGTGGGGACGCACCGGGAGCTGTGGCGCTCGCCCGGTTACCGGGCCGTGTTCGGCGCGGCCGGGTCCGGAGGGGCGGGGTCCGGAGGTGAGCCGCGGTGA
- a CDS encoding SapB/AmfS family lanthipeptide, whose product MALLDLQTMESDDYNGGGGNSTVSLLSCVSAASVILCL is encoded by the coding sequence ATGGCCCTTCTCGACCTTCAGACGATGGAATCCGACGACTACAACGGGGGCGGCGGCAACAGCACCGTCAGCCTGCTGTCCTGCGTCAGCGCGGCGAGCGTCATCCTCTGTCTGTGA
- the lanKC gene encoding class III lanthionine synthetase LanKC, whose product MDKRYEVYALADTHFYETPDRLNAGGTGSAPLYGTARRPVPEGWTSARIGDWLTLTPLDADGRPAAGPAQGWKIHASATRTNAERIAAIVWDYCVGRRIPFKFVPGPHLLHLRNTKYAGRDTSGKFVTVYPADEEQLHTVLRELGALLEGFEGPYILTDLRWNEGPLYVRYGAFARMFVVDDRGSLVPAVRDGEGGLVPDRRAPSFQVPPWVTLPAFLEPHLAARNTTTVGELPYRIEKALHFSNGGGVYAGTDTRDGRKVVLKEGRPHAGLASDGADAIVRLEREKRALEAVSGTGVVPEVRDWFLLGDHRFLVMDLVPGRPLNSFFAERHPLLCPDPDPAAVAAYTAWAVRIHRAVEQAVERVHARGIVFNDLHVFNIMVAPDEESVHLIDFEAAAPAGENGRQVVAHPGFFAPPDRRGADVDRYALACLRLALFLPVTTLFVVDRGKAAHLAEVIAEQFPDVPRAFLDEAVAEITRDAGDVAQAPPGASPAGRSRPARVAAAPAPRVEPADWPHSRDSMVKAILASATPERDDRLYPGDVAQFSDGGGLGLAHGAAGVLYALRATGAERHEEGERWLLDHTAPPPTGTPLGLYDGLAGVAHVLELLGHRQRALDLVDGILRERWQNLSSDLHGGLAGLGLVLADLAHRTGEPELRARAAEAADVVVRRLAEPVPDAPRRRAGLLRGASGPALFLLRQYEATGESALLAAADVALRRDLAACVEREGGSLEVDEGWRTLPYLGDGSVGVGAVLDDAVVHLPDPDGEFARARAGVLTAATSRFYAQPGLFQGRAGMILHLARTTAEGATRARLDEQIAALGWFAMPYQGQLAFPGHQMMRLSMDLGTGTAGCLLALAAALDPDGTGAGARLPFLPPPHRRP is encoded by the coding sequence ATGGACAAGCGGTACGAGGTGTACGCGCTGGCGGACACGCACTTCTACGAGACGCCCGACCGGCTGAACGCCGGCGGCACGGGGAGCGCCCCGCTGTACGGCACGGCGCGCCGGCCGGTCCCGGAGGGATGGACCTCGGCGCGGATCGGCGACTGGCTGACGCTGACGCCGCTCGACGCGGACGGCCGGCCGGCGGCGGGACCGGCCCAGGGGTGGAAGATCCACGCCTCGGCCACCCGGACGAACGCGGAGCGGATCGCCGCCATCGTGTGGGACTACTGCGTCGGGCGCCGCATCCCCTTCAAGTTCGTCCCGGGCCCGCACCTGCTGCACCTGCGCAACACCAAGTACGCGGGCCGCGACACGAGCGGCAAGTTCGTCACCGTCTACCCGGCGGACGAGGAGCAGCTGCACACGGTCCTGCGCGAACTGGGCGCGCTGCTGGAGGGCTTCGAGGGCCCGTACATCCTCACCGACCTGCGCTGGAACGAGGGTCCGCTCTACGTCCGCTACGGCGCGTTCGCGCGGATGTTCGTCGTCGACGACCGGGGCTCGCTGGTGCCGGCGGTGCGCGACGGCGAGGGCGGCCTCGTGCCGGACCGGCGGGCGCCGTCCTTCCAGGTGCCGCCGTGGGTGACGCTGCCCGCGTTCCTGGAGCCGCACCTCGCGGCCCGCAACACCACGACGGTGGGCGAGCTGCCCTACCGCATCGAGAAGGCGCTGCACTTCTCCAACGGCGGCGGGGTGTACGCGGGCACCGACACCCGCGACGGGCGCAAGGTGGTGCTGAAGGAGGGCAGGCCGCACGCCGGTCTGGCCTCCGACGGGGCGGACGCGATCGTCCGGCTGGAGCGCGAGAAGCGGGCGCTGGAGGCGGTGTCCGGCACCGGGGTGGTGCCGGAGGTGCGCGACTGGTTCCTGCTCGGCGACCACCGCTTCCTGGTGATGGACCTCGTACCGGGGCGGCCGCTGAACTCGTTCTTCGCCGAGCGGCACCCCCTGCTGTGCCCCGACCCGGATCCGGCCGCCGTCGCCGCGTACACGGCGTGGGCGGTGCGCATCCACCGGGCGGTGGAGCAGGCCGTGGAGCGGGTGCACGCGCGCGGCATCGTCTTCAACGACCTGCACGTCTTCAACATCATGGTCGCGCCCGACGAGGAGTCGGTGCACCTGATCGACTTCGAGGCGGCGGCCCCGGCCGGGGAGAACGGCCGCCAGGTCGTGGCGCACCCGGGCTTCTTCGCCCCGCCGGACCGCCGGGGCGCCGACGTCGACCGGTACGCGCTCGCGTGCCTGCGGCTCGCCCTGTTCCTGCCCGTCACGACGTTGTTCGTGGTCGACCGGGGCAAGGCGGCCCACCTGGCGGAGGTGATCGCCGAGCAGTTCCCGGACGTGCCGCGCGCGTTCCTCGACGAGGCGGTCGCCGAGATCACCCGTGACGCCGGTGACGTCGCACAGGCCCCGCCCGGCGCCTCGCCCGCCGGTCGGTCGCGCCCCGCGCGCGTGGCGGCGGCGCCCGCCCCGCGCGTGGAACCCGCCGACTGGCCGCACAGCCGTGACTCGATGGTCAAGGCGATCCTCGCCTCGGCGACCCCGGAGCGCGACGACCGGCTCTACCCCGGAGACGTCGCCCAGTTCTCCGACGGCGGCGGGCTGGGTCTGGCGCACGGCGCGGCCGGCGTCCTGTACGCGCTGAGGGCCACCGGCGCCGAGCGCCACGAGGAGGGCGAGCGCTGGCTTCTGGACCACACCGCCCCGCCGCCGACGGGCACCCCGCTCGGCCTCTACGACGGCCTCGCCGGCGTCGCCCACGTACTGGAGCTGCTCGGCCACCGGCAGCGCGCGCTCGACCTGGTCGACGGCATCCTGCGCGAGCGGTGGCAGAACCTGTCCTCCGACCTGCACGGCGGTCTGGCCGGGCTCGGGCTCGTCCTCGCCGACCTGGCGCACCGGACCGGCGAGCCTGAGCTGCGCGCACGGGCCGCCGAGGCCGCCGACGTCGTCGTGCGACGCCTGGCCGAACCCGTGCCGGACGCGCCCCGGCGGCGGGCCGGGCTGCTGCGGGGCGCGAGCGGACCGGCGCTGTTCCTGCTGCGCCAGTACGAGGCGACCGGCGAGAGCGCGCTGCTCGCGGCGGCGGACGTCGCCCTGCGCCGGGACCTGGCGGCCTGCGTGGAACGCGAGGGCGGCTCGCTGGAGGTCGACGAGGGCTGGCGGACCCTGCCCTACCTCGGCGACGGCAGCGTGGGAGTGGGCGCGGTCCTCGACGACGCCGTGGTCCATCTCCCCGACCCGGACGGGGAGTTCGCACGGGCCCGGGCCGGCGTCCTGACCGCCGCCACGTCCCGCTTCTACGCGCAGCCCGGCCTCTTCCAGGGCCGCGCGGGGATGATCCTGCACCTGGCCCGCACCACCGCCGAGGGCGCGACCCGGGCGCGGCTCGACGAGCAGATCGCCGCACTCGGCTGGTTCGCGATGCCCTACCAGGGCCAACTCGCCTTCCCCGGCCACCAGATGATGCGGCTGTCCATGGACCTCGGCACCGGCACGGCGGGCTGTCTGCTCGCGCTGGCCGCCGCCCTCGACCCCGACGGCACGGGCGCCGGCGCCCGGTTGCCGTTCCTTCCGCCGCCGCACCGGCGGCCCTGA
- a CDS encoding SpoIIE family protein phosphatase: MVSEGAAARRTGPSRAEIALKTITADLAAPERVRRTLEQALVFAGASLAAVYTPGDGGELLCLAESAGVPRTLYGLRESYPLDGRSPAADAHRTGRPVWLGPAELADCPEARRMPARDVHLAALPLPDGAGCLLALGERPGGFDADDRACLELVAEVVAFPAAGAPAEGEELRAGDFSLAMDTGRVEVGDEILELFRMPRAEFDGRVETLLGRAVPEDLPSLMSVVEADHMSIGDRELEFRVLQPTGPPKWLRLRGRLLPGGDGRPARLVGTVADASALRDEVTDVARVQRLAAALATAGTVRDVSQAVVAALREPLRADRIALAELEGERLVVTVLDPPEPQSWPALWRLEWRTEWPDASVRAMPTLAAALREGRARIWPAGTALEPALAGVGPGGLAVLPLSAGGRTTGACLIGWDRPHHFGPDERALLTASAGLAGQALMRAHAFDAEHELVAMLQRQLLPRRLPALPGAVAVARYLPATAGLEVGGDWYDVIPLADHHVALVIGDVQGHSAAAATLMGQMRTALRAYAAEGHPPDVVVAHANRLLLELETDLFVTCCYVDVGMEDGTAWCVRAGHPPPVVRHPDGSTEVAETDGGPPLGVLAQAEFPMTPLRLSPGAVVALTTDGLVESADLDIDTGLARLARTLSASDPAHLGLVADALLGDAHRGDDVALLLMRYDGMAVKPLREGWTVWRVPEASRHARRFTRRTLRAWGIAETAMDAALLVVSELVTNALVHTGGPVRLDLTLIGSRLRIAVTDGSPRTPVKPTDPGWEATGGRGILLVAAMSDAWGSVPVSGGKQVWSEVVLRG, from the coding sequence GTGGTCAGTGAGGGTGCCGCAGCGCGCAGAACGGGACCTTCGCGCGCCGAAATCGCCCTCAAGACGATCACGGCCGACCTCGCCGCGCCGGAACGGGTGCGCCGCACCCTCGAACAGGCGCTCGTCTTCGCGGGCGCGTCCCTCGCCGCCGTGTACACGCCCGGGGACGGCGGCGAGCTGCTGTGCCTGGCCGAGTCGGCCGGTGTCCCGCGGACCCTGTACGGGCTGCGCGAGAGCTATCCGCTGGACGGCCGCTCGCCGGCCGCCGACGCCCACCGCACCGGCCGCCCGGTGTGGCTCGGCCCCGCCGAGTTGGCCGACTGCCCCGAGGCACGGCGGATGCCGGCCCGCGACGTCCATCTGGCCGCGCTGCCCCTGCCCGACGGCGCGGGCTGTCTGCTCGCCCTCGGGGAGCGCCCCGGCGGCTTCGACGCCGACGACCGGGCCTGTCTGGAGCTGGTGGCCGAGGTCGTCGCCTTCCCCGCGGCGGGCGCTCCCGCCGAGGGCGAGGAACTGCGCGCGGGTGACTTCAGCCTCGCCATGGACACCGGCCGGGTCGAGGTCGGCGACGAGATCCTGGAACTGTTCCGCATGCCCCGCGCCGAGTTCGACGGCCGGGTCGAGACCCTGCTCGGGCGCGCGGTCCCCGAGGACCTGCCCTCGCTGATGTCCGTCGTCGAGGCCGACCACATGTCGATCGGCGACCGCGAGCTGGAGTTCCGCGTGCTCCAGCCCACCGGGCCGCCGAAATGGCTGCGGCTGCGCGGCCGGCTGCTGCCCGGCGGCGACGGCCGCCCGGCCCGGCTGGTCGGCACCGTCGCCGACGCGTCGGCCCTGCGCGACGAGGTCACCGACGTGGCGCGCGTGCAGCGGCTGGCCGCCGCCCTCGCCACCGCCGGCACCGTCCGCGACGTCAGCCAGGCCGTCGTCGCCGCCCTGCGCGAGCCGCTGCGGGCCGACCGCATCGCCCTCGCCGAGCTGGAGGGAGAGCGGCTCGTCGTCACCGTCCTCGACCCTCCCGAGCCGCAGTCCTGGCCCGCGCTGTGGCGGCTGGAGTGGCGCACCGAGTGGCCGGACGCCTCCGTGCGCGCCATGCCGACCCTCGCCGCCGCCCTGCGCGAGGGACGCGCCCGGATCTGGCCCGCGGGCACCGCGCTGGAACCGGCGCTGGCCGGGGTCGGTCCGGGCGGTCTCGCCGTCCTGCCGCTGTCCGCGGGCGGTCGCACGACGGGCGCCTGCCTCATCGGCTGGGACCGGCCGCACCACTTCGGGCCCGACGAGCGCGCCCTGCTCACCGCCTCCGCGGGCCTCGCCGGGCAGGCCCTGATGCGCGCCCACGCCTTCGACGCCGAGCACGAGCTCGTCGCCATGCTCCAGCGCCAGCTGCTGCCCCGCCGGCTGCCGGCACTGCCCGGCGCCGTCGCCGTCGCCCGCTACCTGCCCGCCACCGCGGGCCTGGAGGTCGGCGGCGACTGGTACGACGTCATCCCGCTGGCCGACCACCACGTGGCCCTCGTCATCGGCGACGTCCAGGGCCACAGCGCGGCCGCCGCCACCCTCATGGGGCAGATGCGCACGGCCCTGCGCGCCTACGCCGCCGAGGGCCATCCGCCGGACGTGGTCGTCGCCCACGCCAACCGGCTCCTGCTGGAACTGGAGACCGACCTCTTCGTCACCTGCTGCTACGTCGACGTCGGCATGGAGGACGGCACGGCCTGGTGCGTGCGGGCCGGACACCCGCCGCCCGTCGTGCGCCACCCGGACGGCTCGACCGAAGTCGCCGAGACCGACGGCGGCCCGCCGCTGGGCGTACTGGCCCAGGCCGAGTTCCCGATGACCCCGCTGCGGCTGTCGCCGGGCGCCGTCGTCGCCCTGACCACGGACGGCCTCGTGGAGTCCGCCGACCTGGACATCGACACCGGCCTGGCCCGGCTCGCCCGCACCCTGTCCGCGTCCGATCCCGCCCACCTCGGTCTCGTCGCCGACGCCCTGCTCGGCGACGCCCACCGCGGGGACGACGTCGCCCTTCTCCTCATGCGCTACGACGGCATGGCCGTCAAACCCCTGCGCGAGGGCTGGACGGTGTGGAGGGTACCCGAGGCGTCCCGGCACGCCCGCCGCTTCACCCGGCGCACGCTGCGCGCCTGGGGCATCGCCGAGACCGCGATGGACGCCGCCCTCCTGGTCGTGTCCGAGCTGGTCACCAACGCCCTGGTGCACACCGGCGGCCCGGTCCGCCTGGACCTCACCCTGATCGGCAGCAGGCTGCGCATCGCCGTCACCGACGGCTCGCCGCGCACGCCCGTCAAGCCGACCGACCCGGGCTGGGAGGCCACCGGCGGCCGGGGCATCCTCCTCGTCGCCGCGATGTCCGACGCCTGGGGGAGCGTGCCGGTGAGCGGCGGCAAGCAGGTGTGGAGCGAGGTGGTCCTGCGCGGCTGA
- a CDS encoding DUF6479 family protein, with amino-acid sequence MDIIASAHLAASGRSALATVAFIVVGLVLVGGLIWAFRLGHKIRTREPAPPKPHEQPRMPASGRTHESRTREPNEMPRSTDGERLTPHELRTTGSRESADQRRPRWEQGSGGSFGSGGPGAG; translated from the coding sequence ATGGACATCATCGCCTCGGCCCATCTCGCGGCATCCGGAAGATCAGCCCTGGCCACCGTCGCCTTCATCGTCGTAGGACTCGTACTCGTGGGCGGCCTGATCTGGGCCTTCCGGCTAGGCCACAAGATCCGCACGCGCGAGCCCGCGCCGCCGAAGCCGCACGAGCAACCGCGGATGCCCGCTTCCGGCCGGACCCACGAGAGCCGGACCCGCGAACCGAACGAGATGCCGCGGTCCACGGACGGCGAGCGTCTCACGCCCCACGAACTGCGGACCACCGGCAGCCGGGAGAGCGCCGACCAGCGCCGCCCGCGCTGGGAGCAGGGCTCCGGCGGCTCGTTCGGCAGCGGCGGCCCGGGAGCGGGCTGA
- a CDS encoding glycosyltransferase family A protein, with protein sequence MPVKVSVIVPVHDPGPRTEACVASLLGQSLAPDEYEVVFVDDGSGDTAPAPLYALAARDARVRVVGREDSGGPGEPRNAGIDAARGEYVMFVDDGDRLGAEALERMHSYGVANDADVVVGRTAAPGRAAPVELFRANRPRAGLADAPLLDSLTPHQMFRRAFLERTGLRFAEGRHRAGDEVFVTEAYLRADNVCVLADYVCCHQVRRDDARPPDPRRTGPADVDLTSVREALDVVERYTAPGPLRDSLFRRWLRVGLVEPLRGRRFLDLPEERRRELFTQVHAVIVERFGSGAGASLRAAQRVVAALAAEGRYDDVVAFARWETGVALAVRPEDVAWRDGVLRIAFTAELTHDGGPMAFPSAARSPGGPPRDLADAVRRVGADTVEQFEHAVPDLLLRERTGAAQHLQPVAVVRETVPADGGDSDGDSDGDGDGDGDGDGDGERVRLVLRAAAVLDPATAVSGDAPGEGLWDIWVRVSLGGWTGEVRLGPAARHGRPVPPAAVVAGRVVLPYWTERYASLALDVGHATTRLGLGRVAAGDVGVEDGWLHVDLPLHVPESADAVLRLVPGKPGDTWEVIAELGPGGRLTAGLPVDGLRGGTWSASVCLSPDTDGTRFHPLPFALHVDQDGVLVVPAPQPGGARHLARKMRRTLYRVLGRGTPHGG encoded by the coding sequence ATGCCGGTCAAGGTCAGCGTCATCGTCCCCGTCCACGACCCGGGTCCTCGGACCGAGGCGTGCGTGGCCTCGCTGCTCGGCCAGTCGCTCGCACCGGACGAGTACGAGGTCGTCTTCGTCGACGACGGCTCCGGCGACACCGCCCCCGCCCCGCTCTACGCGCTCGCCGCCCGGGACGCACGGGTCCGCGTCGTCGGCCGGGAGGACTCCGGCGGACCGGGAGAGCCCCGCAACGCGGGCATCGACGCCGCTCGCGGCGAGTACGTGATGTTCGTCGACGACGGCGACCGGCTCGGCGCCGAGGCCCTGGAGCGGATGCACTCCTACGGCGTCGCGAACGACGCGGACGTCGTCGTCGGCAGAACGGCCGCGCCGGGACGCGCTGCGCCGGTGGAGCTGTTCCGCGCGAACCGCCCGCGCGCCGGCCTGGCGGACGCGCCGCTCCTCGACAGCCTCACCCCGCACCAGATGTTCCGCCGGGCGTTCCTGGAACGGACCGGCCTGCGCTTCGCCGAGGGGCGTCACCGCGCGGGGGACGAGGTCTTCGTCACCGAGGCCTATCTGCGCGCGGACAACGTCTGCGTGCTCGCCGACTACGTGTGCTGTCACCAGGTGCGACGCGACGACGCCCGGCCCCCGGACCCGCGGCGGACCGGCCCGGCGGACGTCGATCTCACGAGCGTGCGCGAGGCCCTCGACGTCGTCGAGCGGTACACCGCGCCGGGCCCGCTGCGCGACAGCCTGTTCCGGCGCTGGCTGCGCGTGGGGCTGGTCGAGCCGCTGCGCGGCCGGCGCTTCCTGGATCTGCCCGAGGAGCGCCGACGGGAGCTGTTCACGCAGGTCCACGCGGTGATCGTCGAGCGGTTCGGGTCCGGGGCGGGGGCCTCGCTGCGGGCCGCGCAGCGGGTCGTCGCCGCGCTGGCCGCCGAGGGCCGCTACGACGACGTCGTCGCGTTCGCGCGGTGGGAGACCGGCGTCGCGCTCGCCGTCCGCCCCGAGGACGTCGCCTGGCGCGACGGCGTGCTGCGGATCGCCTTCACCGCCGAGCTGACGCACGACGGCGGACCCATGGCCTTCCCGTCCGCCGCCCGCTCTCCGGGCGGGCCGCCGCGGGACCTCGCCGATGCGGTCCGCCGGGTGGGCGCGGACACCGTCGAGCAGTTCGAGCACGCCGTTCCCGACCTGCTGCTGCGCGAGCGGACCGGCGCGGCGCAGCACCTACAGCCGGTGGCGGTCGTCCGGGAGACCGTGCCGGCCGACGGCGGCGACAGCGACGGCGACAGCGACGGCGACGGCGACGGCGACGGCGACGGCGACGGCGACGGCGAGAGGGTGCGGCTCGTCCTGCGGGCCGCGGCCGTCCTCGATCCGGCCACCGCCGTCAGCGGCGACGCGCCCGGCGAGGGCCTGTGGGACATATGGGTGCGCGTGAGCCTGGGCGGGTGGACCGGGGAGGTGCGGCTGGGCCCGGCGGCGCGTCACGGGCGGCCCGTCCCGCCCGCCGCGGTGGTGGCGGGCCGGGTGGTGCTGCCGTACTGGACGGAGCGGTACGCGAGTCTCGCGCTGGACGTCGGCCACGCCACGACGCGGCTCGGCCTGGGCCGGGTGGCGGCCGGGGACGTGGGCGTCGAGGACGGCTGGCTGCACGTGGACCTTCCCCTGCACGTCCCGGAGAGCGCCGACGCCGTGCTCCGGCTCGTGCCGGGGAAACCGGGCGACACCTGGGAGGTGATTGCCGAGCTGGGCCCGGGCGGACGGCTGACGGCCGGCCTGCCGGTCGACGGCCTCAGGGGCGGGACCTGGTCGGCGTCGGTGTGCCTGTCCCCCGACACGGACGGGACGCGCTTCCACCCGCTGCCCTTCGCGCTGCACGTCGACCAGGACGGTGTGCTGGTCGTTCCCGCGCCGCAGCCGGGCGGCGCGCGCCACCTGGCCCGCAAGATGCGCCGCACGCTCTACCGGGTGCTCGGAAGGGGGACGCCGCACGGCGGGTGA
- a CDS encoding metallophosphoesterase family protein has product MRLLLMSDTHLPKRAKTLPAELLEELPRADVVIHAGDWVDTATLDLLESRSRALVGVYGNNDGPELRERLPEVARAELGGLRFGVVHETGPAQGREARCAARFPDLDVLVFGHSHIPWDTTAPGGLRLLNPGSPTDRRRQPHCTYLTVTASGGRLTDLVLHRLPPR; this is encoded by the coding sequence GTGCGCCTCCTGCTGATGTCCGACACCCACCTGCCCAAGCGCGCCAAGACGCTCCCCGCCGAGCTGCTGGAGGAGCTCCCGCGGGCGGACGTGGTGATCCACGCCGGGGACTGGGTCGACACGGCCACCCTCGACCTGCTGGAGAGTCGCAGCCGCGCGCTGGTGGGCGTGTACGGCAACAACGACGGCCCCGAGCTGCGGGAGCGGCTGCCCGAGGTGGCCCGCGCGGAGCTGGGCGGCCTGCGTTTCGGGGTGGTCCACGAGACCGGCCCGGCCCAGGGCCGCGAGGCCCGCTGCGCCGCCCGCTTCCCGGACCTGGACGTCCTCGTCTTCGGCCACAGCCACATCCCGTGGGACACCACCGCCCCGGGCGGACTCCGTCTGCTGAACCCGGGCTCGCCGACGGACCGCCGCCGCCAGCCGCACTGCACCTACCTCACCGTCACGGCGTCCGGCGGCCGCCTCACGGACCTCGTGCTGCACCGGCTGCCGCCGCGCTGA